From Arthrobacter sp. FW306-2-2C-D06B, a single genomic window includes:
- a CDS encoding DUF4235 domain-containing protein, translating to MNILIKLLGLVVGMGAGVVANKALEAIWSKSTGKPAPKDATNLEDSLPGVVLFAFAGGAVGAVIHVLTQRTTKKALTKLQETADEV from the coding sequence AAACTACTCGGCCTTGTCGTGGGCATGGGCGCCGGAGTTGTGGCGAACAAGGCCTTGGAGGCCATCTGGAGCAAGTCCACCGGGAAGCCCGCGCCAAAGGATGCGACGAATCTGGAGGACTCCTTGCCGGGCGTAGTGTTGTTCGCCTTCGCCGGGGGCGCCGTAGGGGCGGTCATCCATGTCCTGACCCAAAGGACGACCAAGAAGGCGCTGACCAAGCTGCAGGAGACCGCGGACGAGGTCTGA
- a CDS encoding exonuclease domain-containing protein — MALDFTAIDFETANGFRGSPCSVGLSKVRGGVVVEEASWLMRPPENHDHFEYHNTRIHGIRAEDVADAPRFGDLFPEIGAFIGGDILAAHNAAFDLGVIRSGLEVSGLPGPGYEYVCTVMLSRRCYSLVSNSLPYAAEEAGVPLVNHHDAAEDARACAGILVDIAHRNNANSIAELYLSLGLAIPKQQAFQPGDGLSKQTIAALAGVGGGGGAAAGRPGVGNGAGQLGRAWSNWPEEGTNPTPNPLAEPGHPLFGQTVVFTGELAIARPEAKQRAAELGARPESRVTGRTTVLVVGDGFVAGDLRNGRLTGKAKRVLELHSRGQQIEVLSEGEFLQMVGGR; from the coding sequence GTGGCATTGGACTTTACGGCGATCGACTTTGAAACTGCGAACGGCTTCAGGGGTTCTCCGTGCTCGGTCGGGCTGAGCAAGGTGCGCGGCGGAGTCGTGGTGGAGGAAGCCTCTTGGCTCATGCGGCCGCCGGAAAACCACGACCACTTCGAGTACCACAACACCCGGATCCACGGCATTCGCGCCGAGGACGTCGCCGATGCTCCACGCTTTGGCGATCTCTTCCCTGAAATCGGGGCGTTCATCGGCGGAGATATCCTTGCCGCCCACAACGCCGCGTTCGATTTGGGCGTGATCCGTTCCGGACTCGAAGTTTCCGGCCTGCCCGGCCCCGGCTACGAGTACGTCTGCACGGTGATGTTGTCCCGGCGCTGTTACTCCTTGGTGTCCAATTCCTTGCCCTACGCCGCGGAGGAGGCCGGCGTGCCCCTCGTGAACCATCACGACGCCGCGGAGGACGCACGGGCGTGCGCCGGAATCCTGGTGGACATCGCGCACCGGAACAACGCCAACAGCATCGCCGAGCTCTACTTGTCCCTTGGCCTGGCCATACCCAAACAGCAGGCCTTCCAGCCCGGAGACGGACTGTCCAAGCAAACGATCGCCGCGCTCGCGGGCGTCGGAGGAGGGGGCGGCGCTGCCGCCGGGCGACCCGGCGTCGGGAATGGCGCCGGCCAGCTTGGACGCGCCTGGAGCAATTGGCCGGAAGAGGGCACCAACCCGACGCCCAACCCCCTGGCGGAACCTGGCCACCCCCTGTTCGGGCAGACTGTCGTCTTCACCGGTGAGCTTGCCATTGCCCGGCCGGAAGCGAAACAGCGGGCGGCGGAGTTGGGCGCGCGTCCGGAGAGCCGCGTGACCGGGAGGACCACGGTCCTCGTGGTGGGTGACGGCTTCGTGGCCGGCGATCTCCGGAACGGGCGCCTCACCGGCAAAGCCAAGCGGGTCTTGGAGTTGCACAGCCGCGGCCAGCAGATCGAGGTCCTGTCCGAAGGGGAGTTCCTGCAGATGGTTGGCGGACGCTAG
- a CDS encoding ADP-ribosylglycohydrolase family protein → MSAEPSPTAAPSFESRVYGCLLGGALGDSLGYAVEFDDVATIRSRFGAAGLSSFGQLDGGSHFSDDTQMTLYTVDGLVEALEWANDGVAADETACLWLAYLRWLATQGVALPSSAPVPQPRWIDSQEVLRHRRHPGKACLSGLATGQMGTKFRPVNPESKGCGTVMRSAPFGLVPHISEATVYKLSTDAASLTHGHPSARQSAGAFSVLVHRLTAGSDVRTAAEHALNLVSALPDPAPELLERLRQALELSSAGALLSPEELTEHLGEGWVAEEALAVGLYAVLATASAAETQRDPADHFRQAIAVALNHSGDSDSTASIAGNILGALHGEEALPSDWLEALEAPDVIRGMAQRLIAVTVG, encoded by the coding sequence ATGAGTGCTGAACCGTCCCCCACCGCCGCCCCATCCTTCGAGTCCCGGGTATACGGCTGCCTTCTGGGAGGCGCCTTGGGCGATTCGCTCGGCTATGCCGTCGAGTTCGACGACGTAGCCACCATCCGTTCCCGCTTCGGCGCCGCGGGCCTCAGCTCTTTCGGCCAGCTCGACGGCGGCAGCCACTTTTCGGACGACACCCAGATGACGCTATACACCGTTGACGGCCTCGTGGAGGCCCTCGAGTGGGCCAACGACGGCGTAGCGGCGGATGAAACTGCATGTCTCTGGCTGGCTTACCTGCGATGGCTCGCGACCCAGGGCGTCGCCTTGCCGTCGTCGGCCCCCGTTCCCCAACCGCGTTGGATCGACAGCCAGGAGGTGCTCCGGCATCGCAGGCATCCGGGCAAGGCCTGCCTGAGTGGACTCGCCACGGGCCAGATGGGGACCAAATTTCGCCCCGTCAATCCGGAGTCGAAGGGCTGCGGCACGGTGATGCGGTCCGCCCCCTTTGGCTTGGTCCCGCATATTTCCGAAGCCACTGTCTACAAACTGAGCACCGATGCCGCGTCCTTGACCCACGGACACCCTTCAGCGCGGCAAAGCGCGGGTGCCTTCAGCGTCCTGGTGCACAGACTGACCGCGGGCTCGGATGTGCGGACTGCGGCAGAGCATGCGTTGAACCTGGTGTCAGCACTGCCGGATCCAGCTCCCGAGCTCCTGGAACGCCTCCGCCAGGCGCTGGAACTGTCTTCCGCCGGCGCATTGCTCAGCCCGGAGGAACTCACTGAGCACCTGGGCGAAGGCTGGGTCGCAGAGGAGGCACTCGCCGTCGGGCTCTACGCCGTGCTGGCAACCGCCTCGGCAGCGGAGACACAGCGTGATCCGGCCGACCATTTCCGCCAGGCAATTGCGGTGGCGCTGAACCACAGCGGTGACAGTGACTCCACCGCTTCGATCGCGGGCAATATCCTCGGGGCCCTCCATGGGGAGGAGGCCCTGCCCTCGGACTGGCTTGAGGCCCTTGAGGCTCCCGACGTCATTCGGGGGATGGCGCAGCGGCTTATCGCCGTAACGGTCGGCTAG
- a CDS encoding DUF4395 domain-containing protein, with product MTQGKQAGTAGLTAGTPAPSATGWRAVFAFPNPVNEYAARITAGLVVLAAVATLVSGLGWGLVLIAVGFWLRVLFGPRISPFALLSVKVLAPRVGPAKLVPGPPKRFAQGIGAALSTAAAVLFFAGFAAGAWILLALLIVAASLESFVGFCLGCAIFGFLQRHGLIPEDVCEACNNIALRRL from the coding sequence ATGACTCAGGGAAAACAGGCAGGCACTGCGGGGCTCACCGCGGGAACGCCGGCTCCGTCGGCCACTGGATGGCGCGCCGTCTTCGCTTTCCCCAACCCCGTCAATGAGTACGCCGCGAGGATCACGGCCGGCCTGGTGGTTCTTGCTGCAGTGGCCACCCTCGTGAGCGGCCTCGGCTGGGGACTCGTGCTGATCGCCGTCGGCTTCTGGCTGAGGGTGTTGTTCGGGCCGAGGATCTCTCCGTTTGCCTTGCTGTCCGTCAAGGTCCTGGCACCCAGGGTGGGTCCCGCCAAACTTGTCCCGGGCCCGCCCAAGCGATTCGCACAAGGAATCGGCGCGGCGCTCAGCACGGCGGCGGCGGTCCTGTTCTTCGCCGGGTTCGCCGCAGGTGCCTGGATCCTGCTCGCCTTGCTGATCGTCGCGGCGTCCCTCGAATCGTTTGTCGGATTCTGCCTTGGCTGCGCCATTTTCGGGTTCCTGCAGAGGCACGGCCTCATCCCCGAGGACGTCTGCGAAGCGTGCAACAACATCGCACTTCGCCGGCTTTGA